Within the Thalassophryne amazonica chromosome 19, fThaAma1.1, whole genome shotgun sequence genome, the region aagcattcacagcctttaccatgaagctcataattgagctcaggtgcatcctgtgtccactgatcatcctttagatgtttctacagcttaattggactccacctggggtaaattcagttgattggacatgatttggaaagacatacacctgtctacatataaggtcccacagttgacagtgctcgtcagagcacaaaccgagcatgaagtcaaaggaattgtctgtacacctccgagacaggattgtctcgatgcACAAATCTCAATGCAAAATTTACAATCAAAGTAGCAAACAGGATGCAGAATTCCAATTGTAAAATTTTTAATTTTGCACAGCTGTGGAGCATGGAGGAAGCTGAGCTGTAGTACTTAATTGTTATTAGTTGTAGCTACAAAATAGTAATGTTGACCTCACCCCACCACaaaacccaaacacacacagtgaggccatcaccttttttcttttcttttttaaataagtatAGCAGCATAcaatcatttatttcaaagttaccctgaaaaaaaaaatgtgttgtacTTTTTTTGTAACGTTAAAATCCAAAACCAGTTTTCATGATGTGTAAATACATAAAACCTCTTTTACTTCAGCTCTGCACATTTTCAAAATTGTGCTTCCTTGTTACATATGGGTACTTCAGTTTGGTTTGAGACATGTCTAGACTGCAGAGCACCCTGGGTAAAGATCATTGCTTCCCTGCACATCCACTAATATTGACAGGGCGTCACTGTGCAGATGgagaatgatccaaaacacactgCACCGTTCTGCAAGACCACTTTTGATTTCAGAGGAGCCAGGTGGATACTGACAACTGTTACTTCTGACAAAAAGAAGTAAGCTTTGGAGAAGGCCTGACAGAACATCATCAGGAGGTTAACTTTAGCTGTCTGTTTCCAGACTCAAGGCTTGAAGGATTTGAAACACACCCCGAGCACTctccacaccacaatataaatgtacaaataaatatacatatgtcttTAATGGTGTTTTTAACTGTGCATGACATCATCATATGACATCTGGGtgaatttattttgaaataattcatactaatcaatcacaaatatgttgtcaaataataataataataatgatattaataaCATAGAGATCATCATTCTAGATTTTCTGGGttattgagatatacaaaaaaaggtTGGgcttttttttacctccgccaaggagattatgttttcggtcacgtccgtttgtttgttggttggttggttggttggttggttggttggttggttggttggttggttggttggttggttggttggttggttggttggttggttagtaggattactcaaaaaatcctaaacggatttcaatgaaatttttaccaggggtgtatcttcgcctaacttagaagtcattaaattttggtaatgatctgcaacacgatctggatccagtaatttttttaagaattctttatcattgcaggatagggccaatttcaacatttttgcatctaacgtcatgaagacaggtcacaaaggctgaacaaaaattaagttataacacaacaataatttagcatttgtttctcctcattgaataaacttattagaaaataaaaaaaaaacttgtgtagttcatgcagttcctCTTTATAAATacgtttgctgaagatctaagggtttaaccactgaaactgaaacatgacggtagatgcgtgaaacaacgtggaataagtctctttgccaaagggtattccatgtgacctcagtgaccctatggccttggcggaggtttgcgctctccaagtGATTCTAGtttaccatgttttccttgacctatgGCCTTTGAAAAAAACCTCCAAAAAGTATATTAAAATGTTCTCCTGGACCTTGACCTTTGAATCCAAAGTCTAATCTCCTCTAGATGTCTATCcatgtaatattcccaccaagtttaatCCATCTAGACTTCTTGGGTGTTGAGATATACACAAAAAGGTGTTTTGGGACTATATTTTCTTGAACCTTgagttttaacttttgaccagtcTACTTAAAAATCCAATAATTTCTCAAAATTTATCCAAGTAATTTTCCCATCAGGTTTCATCAAAAAcccatccagctgtttttgatCAAACTTGTCCACATTCACAGACATGCTAGTGTAAACAATACGCTGCTCGCCGCTTCTCCAGCACGAAGGGTaattaatcttattttagtttatCTCAttctttttttgtaaaaatggctGTAGTTCCGACAGGTTATTTAGCCTTGTGTTCACCACATAAATAGTGTCTTAATAGTGTGCTGGAAGTAACAATTCAGTTCAACTGAATCAGttcataaagtgccaaatcacaacaaacgccttctcaaggtgcctcacacagaagagctcaacataaaaattaaaataaataaataaaaattgcaaAATTCAAGTATATAATTAAagagagaagtaaaagaataaaacagataaaaacttTTCAtaggaaagagaaaaaaataggttttaagcctTGACTTAAAAAAATGACTTGATTTTTGTCCCCCCATCTGCGATGGAAAGTGGCTTATTGGCTATCacacccgtgtttgtgtgggttctctccggatgctccagcttcctcccacttccaaagacatgcaagttaggtgaattggagactttaaattgaccgtaggtgtaaatgtgtctgtctgtctttacGTGGCCTTCTGATAGACtgatggcctgtccagggtgtccaaCCGCTTCTCACCCATtggccactgggataggctccagccccccgttgacccttaattggaataagcaggtatacaaaatgaatgaatcttATGCTGAACTGAAATTATTAAACATAATGCGCAGCATGACTTTGAATCAATATATGTATTGCAGTTCAACATGTTGTGCAACGGAAAAATGGAAAACACAGAATTTACTGTTTTCTCTCCACAGAATCTCACAAAAAGAAGACTAACAGATACAGAATCATTCTGGTTGGGAAGACTGGAGTGGGAAAAAGTGCTGCAGGAAACACTATCTTGGGGAATGAAGTTTTCGAGTCTCACCTTTCGTCATCTTCCTGTACGACAGAATGCCGCAAAGCTAAAGCAGATGTTGGAGGTCGAAAGGTTGCAGTCATCGACACTCCGGGCCTGTTTGACACAAAtttcaaagaagaagaagtgttgAAGAAGATCGTGAAGTGTATCGATCTGTCTGCTCCTGGTCCTCACGCCTTCCTGGTGGTTCTCCAGCTGGGCAGGTTCACCCAGGAGGAGAAAGATACGGTGGAACTGATTCAGAGCACTTTCGGCAAAGAAGCAGCCAAATACACAATGGTTCTGTTCACACACGGAGACAAGCTGAAGGCGCTAACAATTGAACAGTTTATCTCCAAAAATGAAGACCTCGCCGAGTTCATCGAGAAATGCCGCCACCAATATCACGTCTTCAACAACCAAGTGAAAGACCCTGAACAAATTAATCAGCTCATGGATAAAATCAACATGATGACTAAGTTGAATGGTGGCAGACACTACACCGTAAAGATGTTCAAAAGAGCACAAGAGGCCTCAAAGAAAGAGAAGAAAGACCAGCTGAAGAAAGACGAGGCAGAGGAGAAGCTAAGAATTGGTCGATTGAAAGCTCAGGTTGAGAATGAAATGGGTCTTTTTCCAGGCTCAATGGACGATCAGACAAGCAGAAAGAAAAAATGTATTCTGCAGTAGAACATGACAATATTGTGACAGTTCAATACGGGCTGTTCTTGTGTAATGCACACATCAGAATTTGGAATCAAATAATGATGTAGAAAATAGTGGACTAAAACAAAGGCAACATAACTTTACCtgcattcatgtatttatttgtaaatatttcaaATGAATGAACAATTTCCAAGATATACACAAAAAATAAGGTTGAATCATATTATGAAAGTGCACAAAAAATCATATTCATAGGGAAATTATAACTCATTGTTCCTCTACAGGTGTAATAAAATGAACCAAAATCATCGACTTGTATTCATGTTTTCTTGCATTAGGGACTTGGTTCCTAAAGTAAAGGAGCACAAAAGTATTGTCGGTGGATTGCACAATacctttattttaaaaaaagaaagaaagaaatggtgTGATCCCTTGAGCTTGTTCAGGCATACATTGCTGTACAAACACTTGTCATGCCTCATACTCCATATAGTCTATTACGCACATACTGCATATGTTCTACTAAATACTTCCTTCAGATTGGGCAGGGTATTTACACttgtgactagggatgggtattgataagattttatcaatatcgataccattatcgattccgcttatcgatctgattccttattgattcccttatcgatacttcctgtgaattttctgtgtactacaagtcaGCTTTACAAGTTTTCTGTCAACAACATTGtcctgagtcttaaagtaaataaatatgaaattggtcactagatccttgatctctggacataaataaactctacatggtggatccttgatatcgggacataaattgaaataaacaaaatctgtagtttttgtcaaaagcatttcctttcaaataTTAATGGGAtgtaccctcctgtcctgtgcaacaGCAACATTTactgcatttttgttttgtgaattgttctgtaaattgaGTCAATAGCTTGGCcctagcagagggtcacccctctgagtctctgagtttcttcctcaaatcatcagagggagtttttccttaccactgttgcttgtgtgcttgctctgggggttgttaaggttagaccttatttgtgtgaagcgccttgaggcaactttgttgtgatttggagctatataaatgaaaataaattgaaattaaacatttaaatagATGAGTAAAATATAAAGGCAAAGCGTTATGCTTCAGCCAGTGGTGgccggcccatagggggcgctcgggcgctgccctcctagatgtggaggggaaaagtcataatatatatatatatatatatatatatatataagaggaggtactgctggcccaccaccactagagggcgccctgcctggagtgcgggctccaggcaccggagggcgctgccgccttacaggagcagccaggatgacagctgtcacccatcactggagacagctgattccaatcaacagggaggtatatcagcaggacggcatctccacctcatttgccgagatatcgccttatcaaagaggtaacaatctccgccgaAACATACGAGTGACTatagttgtaattcttgttgattatttgtaggacagctgactaccggacaacatttggataagtactcactacacttcttgattgttgttgacgagaggtggaggtggactctccaccctccgtgttgctgggtgcagccgcatccacacctgactgtttctgttccttgccagcagtaccggatccgacgagcggaggcagtggccacctgggaattcgggacttggcggctccagtatttccggggttcggtggcagaggaaatcgggttggttccggttcgacttggacagacgtctcctatcgtcgagcctgcccacacgacaccattgtaattgaactcagtctcaatattgtaatcggttgtgtttgttgtgcctgtttcacaacagtaaaaacagtgttatttgactcctccattgtccgttcatttgtgccccctgttgtgggtccgtgttcctacactttcacaacaggatatctcggccaacgtcatggatcccgaggggcgtcaaccggctgttgaacggccaatggaagaccaggatgcgcaggcgtcctcgggaggggtgatcggtgagttgcagcggatcctcaccgctttcacgactcggatggatttaatgaccgagcagaacgtcctcctgaaccgcagggtggaggctctcgccgcacaagtggaagcgcgcccccacgggtgccgctgcggctctccctcccgtcgaccctgtgcgtaacagcgatgttccactggtcgttcaacgaccccacccaccttcccctgaagcttacataagccccccagagccgtacggaggctgtgtggagacgtgcgcggattttcttatgcagtgctcgctcgtcttcgcacagcatcccgtcatgtatgcgactgatgctagcaaagtagcttatgtaataaacctgcttcgcggtgaggcacgcgcttgggctacagcgctctgggagcagaattcacggctccttctgacatatgatgggtttgtaagggagctcagaaccgtgttcgatcaccctaatagaggagaaaccgcttcaaccgtgctactgtcaataagacaggggcgtcggagcgcagctgcctatgcagtcgacttccacatcgcagctgcgaggtccggctggaatagcagtgctctccgcgccgcctttgtaaacggactgtctttggttcttaaggagcacctggtggctaaggacgaaccgcgggatttagatgggctcatcgatcttgtcatacggttagacaaccggttagaagaacgtcggcgggaacgaaacgaagggcgtggccgggcacgcgccgtccctctcccttccggttccgaccgcgctccgccttccccacgctccacggcccctgcgctccatggggccacagctccccctgctgacgaagctatggacacgagtagggcaacatttagggcaccagatgcacagaggagacgggcccacggagcttgttttgtttgtggttcaatagagcaccatatgagagactgccccgagcggtcaaactccaacgcccgcccctagagactgggctaggggtgggccgagacattcacgtgggacacacccacattgccacacgactcccagttacgatcctttatgaggactcaaccctgaaggccccagcactggtggacacgggctctgaggggaatctggtggacagcagatgggccagggagatagggctccccc harbors:
- the zgc:194443 gene encoding GTPase IMAP family member 7 isoform X2, with amino-acid sequence MSGKMHYQESHKKKTNRYRIILVGKTGVGKSAAGNTILGNEVFESHLSSSSCTTECRKAKADVGGRKVAVIDTPGLFDTNFKEEEVLKKIVKCIDLSAPGPHAFLVVLQLGRFTQEEKDTVELIQSTFGKEAAKYTMVLFTHGDKLKALTIEQFISKNEDLAEFIEKCRHQYHVFNNQVKDPEQINQLMDKINMMTKLNGGRHYTVKMFKRAQEASKKEKKDQLKKDEAEEKLRIGRLKAQVENEMGLFPGSMDDQTSRKKKCILQ